From a region of the Paenibacillus sp. R14(2021) genome:
- a CDS encoding Glu/Leu/Phe/Val dehydrogenase dimerization domain-containing protein, producing MDVWKEMKRLHVEQVVFCQEEQDGLQAVIAIHSTTRGPALGGCRMWMYDSEDDAVLDAVRLARGMTYKAAVFGLPYGGGKAVIVGNPQTDKSAAKFRTLGRFIERLQGRYVTGVDLGTTVRDMDWIRLETAHVTDTTGTIMAAGDFTAEMTAYGVFLGMKASAYFLLGSGDLNGRTVAVQGLGKVGFLLCGMLRDAGANLVIADIDSSRVERAVKAYHAKAAAPDDIYGESCDIFAPCALGGVLNDVTIPQLRCKIVAGAANNQLLEEIRHGEELEKRGILYAPDYVLNAGGLIITACELQGLAQADMKRSVERVYGTLLQVFEIAQQEGLQTWQAANRLAEQNLLHP from the coding sequence ATGGACGTCTGGAAGGAAATGAAGCGTCTGCACGTGGAACAAGTGGTATTCTGCCAAGAGGAGCAGGATGGGCTGCAAGCGGTTATTGCCATTCACAGCACGACAAGGGGGCCCGCGCTCGGCGGATGCCGCATGTGGATGTACGATTCAGAGGATGACGCTGTCCTCGACGCGGTTCGGCTCGCGCGGGGCATGACGTACAAAGCGGCCGTCTTCGGCCTGCCCTATGGCGGAGGCAAGGCCGTTATCGTGGGCAACCCGCAGACGGACAAAAGCGCAGCGAAATTCCGCACCTTGGGCCGCTTCATCGAACGGCTGCAGGGGCGTTATGTAACCGGCGTCGATCTCGGCACGACGGTACGGGATATGGATTGGATTCGCCTCGAAACCGCCCATGTGACAGATACGACGGGCACGATCATGGCGGCGGGCGATTTTACGGCCGAGATGACGGCATACGGCGTGTTTCTGGGCATGAAGGCTTCGGCTTATTTTCTGCTGGGCAGCGGGGATTTGAATGGTCGGACGGTAGCCGTGCAGGGGCTTGGCAAGGTCGGATTTCTGCTGTGCGGCATGCTCCGCGATGCCGGCGCGAACCTCGTTATTGCGGATATCGATAGCAGTAGAGTGGAGAGAGCGGTGAAAGCCTACCATGCGAAGGCCGCGGCACCGGATGATATTTACGGCGAGAGCTGCGATATTTTCGCCCCGTGCGCGCTTGGCGGTGTCTTGAACGACGTTACGATTCCGCAGCTTCGGTGCAAAATCGTCGCGGGCGCGGCGAATAATCAGCTGCTGGAAGAAATACGGCATGGCGAAGAGCTGGAGAAGCGAGGCATTCTGTACGCGCCGGACTATGTGCTGAATGCGGGCGGACTCATTATCACGGCATGCGAGCTGCAGGGGCTTGCTCAAGCGGATATGAAGCGAAGCGTGGAGCGGGTTTACGGTACGCTGCTGCAGGTGTTCGAAATCGCGCAGCAGGAAGGCCTGCAGACCTGGCAGGCAGCGAACCGGCTGGCGGAGCAGAACCTTCTGCATCCGTGA
- a CDS encoding family 78 glycoside hydrolase catalytic domain, whose amino-acid sequence MWQASWIWGEGKASPRNEWRCFRKTFHYEGAAPRSETKLRLTADSRYVLTVNGVQVGRGPIRSFPSELPYDEYVIGHLLNAGEDNTIAVLVMHYGLATFQYLRGRGGLLLQVDQYAEDGVEPETLVHSDASWTTALHGGYDATSQRISCQLAFTERYDSRSWSADWTVAGFDDSAWEQAAVIGKPGMAPWTSIVPRPIPYLTEEPIYPTRVEEMNYVKPVPWSAVFDVRTIMVPESVNHANPVTIIGLLAAVVTMKQDGVLTIGSVDNGRMPLRVSLGGRWCAEENYYGEAPQEFVQVRLAAGEHLMLLDLNRGMHGHAYHLGLDSDVPFEIRSPLDGQGQRVSEDVPFAAIGPFGWAEHIDHQPDQIIDRNPAEYQKVKGSVSEQQLMAEFGALVRPIDRQLYHTDDVYTQTAWRVVDQPQRVPSSLQRAVLASADAGVIPVHSELDTEIIIDLGRELTGYISFDLDAGEGTIIDAYGFEYMRDGWRQYTYELDNTLRYTAREGRQSYTSVVRRGLRYLAVTVRSASRPVKLYDIKLLQSNFPVANAGTFHSSNAMLNEIWRISRDTTRMCMEDTFVDCPAFEQTFWVGDARNASLINYYAFGSSEIVERILRLVPKSAFQTPLYGDQVPSGWSSAIPNWTFFWVTACLEHYHYTGNEAFARELWPHVRFTLEHYLQKIDERGLFKIKGWNLLDWANFEQPGDGVVSPQNMFLVKALRDAALLAAAAGYKEQQARFEATADRLREAINLHLWDEGRQAYRDCIHIDGRPSETTSMQTQVVASLCGIAEGKRAEVLEGYIVEPPASFVQIGSPFMSFFYHEALAKLNRQRVMTQDILTQYGAMVDNGATTVWEVYPTSGITHNPNMLTRSHCHAWSAGPVYFLGSEVLGVRGLTPGWTKVRIAPQPSGLAWARGSVPLPGSGRIDVSWRLDEAAKRMKLRVVSPVEVELDIAAPAGYELELEQIVVG is encoded by the coding sequence ATGTGGCAAGCATCATGGATATGGGGCGAAGGCAAAGCAAGTCCCCGGAATGAATGGCGCTGTTTCCGCAAAACGTTCCATTACGAGGGCGCTGCCCCTCGCAGCGAGACTAAGCTGAGACTGACCGCGGATTCCCGCTACGTCCTAACCGTGAACGGGGTGCAGGTCGGCCGTGGACCGATCCGGTCTTTCCCCTCCGAACTGCCTTACGATGAATATGTAATCGGCCATCTGCTGAACGCAGGGGAAGATAATACGATCGCGGTGCTCGTCATGCACTACGGCCTCGCGACGTTCCAATATTTGCGCGGCCGCGGCGGGCTGCTGCTGCAGGTCGACCAATATGCCGAAGACGGCGTTGAACCGGAGACGCTTGTGCATTCAGACGCGTCATGGACAACCGCGCTGCACGGCGGCTACGATGCGACTTCCCAGCGCATCTCCTGCCAGCTTGCATTCACGGAGCGCTATGACAGCCGCAGCTGGAGCGCCGATTGGACGGTCGCCGGGTTCGATGATTCCGCTTGGGAGCAAGCCGCCGTCATCGGCAAGCCCGGCATGGCGCCTTGGACCTCCATCGTCCCGCGTCCGATTCCGTATTTGACGGAAGAGCCGATCTATCCTACACGCGTGGAGGAAATGAACTATGTGAAGCCCGTCCCTTGGAGCGCAGTGTTCGACGTGCGCACAATCATGGTGCCGGAGAGCGTCAACCACGCCAATCCCGTGACGATCATCGGCCTGCTGGCCGCCGTCGTGACGATGAAGCAGGACGGCGTCCTGACAATCGGCAGCGTCGACAATGGCCGCATGCCGCTGCGCGTCAGTCTCGGGGGCCGCTGGTGTGCCGAAGAAAATTATTATGGCGAAGCCCCGCAGGAGTTCGTGCAGGTTCGGCTCGCAGCCGGCGAGCACTTGATGCTGCTCGACTTGAACCGGGGCATGCACGGACATGCCTATCATCTGGGGCTGGACAGCGATGTTCCGTTCGAGATCCGTTCACCGCTTGACGGTCAAGGACAGCGCGTCAGCGAAGACGTGCCTTTTGCCGCTATAGGACCGTTCGGCTGGGCGGAGCATATCGACCATCAGCCGGATCAGATCATCGACCGGAATCCGGCCGAGTACCAGAAGGTGAAAGGCTCTGTCTCCGAACAGCAGCTGATGGCAGAATTCGGAGCGCTCGTTCGTCCGATCGATCGGCAGCTGTACCATACGGACGATGTCTACACGCAAACCGCTTGGCGCGTTGTCGATCAGCCGCAGCGAGTGCCTTCGTCCCTGCAGCGCGCTGTACTGGCAAGCGCCGATGCGGGCGTCATTCCGGTGCATTCGGAGCTGGATACGGAAATCATCATCGATCTGGGCCGTGAATTAACCGGTTATATCTCCTTCGATCTCGATGCCGGCGAGGGGACGATCATTGATGCGTACGGCTTCGAATACATGCGCGACGGCTGGCGCCAGTATACGTACGAGCTGGATAACACGCTGCGCTATACGGCGCGCGAGGGCAGACAGTCGTATACGTCCGTCGTCCGCCGCGGGCTCCGCTATTTGGCCGTTACCGTCCGCAGCGCTTCCAGACCGGTGAAGCTCTACGATATCAAGCTGCTGCAGAGCAATTTTCCTGTCGCGAATGCAGGCACCTTCCATTCGAGCAATGCGATGCTGAACGAAATTTGGCGGATCAGCCGGGATACGACGCGGATGTGCATGGAGGATACGTTCGTCGACTGTCCGGCGTTCGAGCAGACCTTCTGGGTCGGAGATGCGCGGAACGCGTCGCTCATCAACTATTACGCGTTCGGCTCATCTGAAATCGTCGAGCGCATCCTTCGGCTCGTGCCGAAGTCGGCCTTCCAGACGCCGCTGTACGGCGATCAAGTACCGAGCGGCTGGAGCAGCGCCATTCCGAACTGGACCTTCTTCTGGGTGACGGCCTGCCTGGAGCATTATCACTATACCGGCAACGAAGCCTTCGCGCGCGAGCTGTGGCCGCATGTCCGCTTTACGCTGGAGCATTACCTGCAGAAAATCGATGAACGAGGGCTGTTCAAGATCAAGGGCTGGAATCTGCTCGACTGGGCGAATTTCGAGCAGCCGGGCGACGGCGTCGTATCGCCGCAGAACATGTTCCTCGTGAAGGCGCTTCGCGACGCGGCGCTGCTTGCGGCTGCAGCGGGGTATAAGGAGCAGCAGGCTCGGTTCGAAGCGACAGCAGATCGGCTGCGCGAAGCGATCAATCTTCATCTCTGGGATGAAGGCCGTCAGGCTTATCGCGACTGCATCCACATTGACGGACGCCCTTCCGAGACGACCAGCATGCAGACACAGGTGGTCGCCAGCCTGTGCGGCATTGCGGAAGGCAAGCGGGCCGAGGTGCTCGAAGGCTATATCGTGGAGCCGCCGGCTTCGTTCGTCCAGATCGGAAGCCCATTCATGTCGTTCTTCTACCATGAGGCGCTTGCGAAGCTGAACCGCCAGCGCGTCATGACGCAGGACATTCTGACCCAGTACGGCGCGATGGTGGACAACGGCGCGACGACCGTCTGGGAGGTGTACCCGACGAGCGGGATTACGCACAATCCGAACATGCTGACCCGCAGTCACTGCCATGCCTGGTCCGCCGGACCGGTCTACTTCCTCGGCTCGGAGGTGCTTGGCGTCCGCGGCTTGACGCCGGGCTGGACGAAGGTGCGCATCGCACCGCAGCCATCAGGCCTCGCTTGGGCGCGCGGATCCGTTCCGCTGCCAGGCAGCGGCCGCATCGACGTCTCGTGGCGGCTGGACGAAGCCGCGAAGCGCATGAAGCTACGCGTCGTGTCGCCGGTTGAGGTCGAGCTGGACATTGCGGCGCCGGCTGGGTATGAGCTGGAGCTTGAACAGATTGTAGTCGGGTAG
- the yfbR gene encoding 5'-deoxynucleotidase produces MESHFTAYMYRLRYIERWSLMRNTTRETVAEHSYHVALLAHMLCEIGNRIFGRSLNADRAASMALFHDAAEVFTGDIPTPVKHHNPKMLANFREIEALAAERLLGMVPEPLQDAYEPLIIGSSPDAEQAELLKMVKAADLLDAYMKCLSELSSGNREFTVAKGQTEGKLTALDMPEVDWFLSEMAPSFSKTLDELSE; encoded by the coding sequence ATGGAGAGTCATTTTACAGCTTATATGTACCGGCTTCGCTATATCGAGCGATGGAGCTTAATGCGCAATACAACCCGCGAAACAGTCGCGGAACATTCCTATCATGTTGCGCTTCTTGCTCATATGCTCTGCGAGATTGGCAACCGCATCTTCGGGCGGTCGCTGAACGCAGACCGCGCAGCTTCGATGGCGTTGTTCCACGACGCCGCGGAAGTATTCACCGGCGATATTCCGACGCCGGTCAAGCATCACAACCCCAAGATGCTCGCGAACTTCCGCGAGATCGAGGCGCTGGCCGCGGAGCGGCTGCTTGGCATGGTGCCGGAGCCGCTGCAGGATGCGTACGAGCCGCTCATCATCGGCTCATCGCCGGACGCCGAGCAGGCCGAGCTGCTCAAGATGGTGAAGGCAGCCGACCTGCTTGACGCCTATATGAAATGCTTGTCCGAGCTGTCCTCCGGCAACCGCGAATTCACCGTGGCCAAAGGCCAGACGGAAGGGAAACTCACCGCGCTCGACATGCCCGAGGTCGACTGGTTCCTATCCGAAATGGCGCCGAGCTTCAGCAAGACGCTAGATGAGCTGTCGGAATAA
- a CDS encoding YfiT family bacillithiol transferase, with amino-acid sequence MTTELERLRYPIGTFDHTGDISETQRKAWIEEVAALPAGLRGAVTGLSPEQLDTPYRDGGWTVRQVVHHVADSHMNSFVRFKLALTEEHPTIRPYYEERWAELPDSLDTPVELSLTLLDALHERWVKLLSRMSAAEYARGFRHPSSGEDIRLDYNLGSYAWHGKHHLAHITELAKRSGWN; translated from the coding sequence ATGACAACGGAATTGGAGAGACTTCGGTACCCGATCGGAACGTTTGACCATACGGGCGATATTTCCGAAACCCAGCGGAAGGCCTGGATCGAGGAGGTTGCCGCGCTGCCGGCTGGGCTGCGCGGCGCTGTGACGGGCTTGTCGCCGGAGCAGCTGGACACTCCTTACCGGGATGGCGGCTGGACGGTTAGGCAGGTCGTTCATCATGTGGCGGACAGCCACATGAACAGCTTCGTCCGCTTCAAGCTCGCGCTGACGGAGGAGCATCCGACCATTCGGCCCTATTACGAGGAACGCTGGGCGGAGCTGCCGGATTCGCTGGATACGCCGGTTGAGCTGTCATTGACCTTGCTGGACGCGCTTCACGAGCGGTGGGTCAAGCTGCTGAGCCGCATGAGCGCGGCGGAGTACGCGCGGGGCTTCCGCCATCCGTCTTCAGGCGAGGACATCCGGCTCGATTATAATCTCGGCAGTTATGCATGGCATGGGAAGCATCATCTGGCTCACATTACGGAGCTGGCGAAGCGTTCTGGCTGGAACTAG
- a CDS encoding MFS transporter, with amino-acid sequence MRTGIVLKWNNLRASRAVTPERRLGKEAVTALIIHGCFQFGASMSGLFLNLYLWRLTQNLHVNGVYNIIVFFFTPVAFALGGWIAKRKDRMVTYRLGIVTIALFYLLVVIAQEKVAEWYYLFAVFNGMAAGLYWTGYLVLMYDVSTELNRVRFLAINMVVFNSAGLVGPALAGFIIGINDGLSGYIITFMVAFVMFVVASVISFRIPTVVSHHKAYYLKLMGLVMRRNALWVKGLAAFFILGLFQGIMLFLPNILLFQTVGREDLVGYLGVFFSSLTVITGYIISRRAKKEPVRKFVLYSSSGIVLGAVFMLYDVTTWTVLVFMIAFSICNPLAVNTLTSYYYGLIGTLPLKGQLKVESVVMREVFLNAGRVLSIIVLLFFSQDLSSIWLPVVLISAAVLQFVLFWLIRE; translated from the coding sequence ATGAGAACGGGCATTGTGCTGAAATGGAATAACCTGCGGGCCAGCAGGGCGGTAACACCGGAGCGGCGTCTCGGGAAGGAAGCGGTCACCGCGCTAATTATACACGGGTGCTTCCAGTTCGGTGCCTCGATGTCGGGTTTGTTTTTGAATTTGTATTTATGGCGGCTTACGCAGAATCTGCATGTTAACGGTGTCTACAATATCATCGTGTTTTTCTTTACCCCCGTTGCTTTCGCGCTGGGCGGCTGGATCGCCAAACGGAAGGACCGGATGGTTACTTATCGGCTCGGAATCGTGACGATTGCGCTGTTCTATCTGCTGGTCGTCATTGCGCAGGAGAAGGTCGCGGAATGGTATTACCTGTTCGCGGTCTTTAACGGCATGGCGGCGGGACTCTATTGGACCGGCTATCTGGTCCTCATGTATGACGTATCCACGGAGCTGAACCGCGTTCGGTTTCTGGCGATTAATATGGTGGTGTTCAACTCCGCCGGCCTTGTCGGTCCCGCGCTGGCAGGCTTCATTATTGGCATCAACGACGGGCTGAGCGGATATATCATTACGTTCATGGTTGCTTTCGTCATGTTTGTGGTAGCTTCCGTCATCAGCTTCCGCATTCCTACCGTCGTCTCCCACCATAAGGCCTACTACTTGAAACTCATGGGACTTGTCATGCGCCGGAACGCGCTGTGGGTCAAGGGTTTGGCGGCGTTCTTCATCCTCGGGCTTTTTCAGGGGATCATGCTGTTCCTTCCTAATATCTTACTCTTCCAAACGGTCGGCAGGGAGGATCTCGTTGGTTATTTGGGCGTGTTCTTCTCGTCGCTGACGGTAATTACGGGGTATATCATCTCCAGGCGGGCGAAGAAGGAGCCGGTACGCAAGTTCGTGCTTTATTCCTCCAGCGGCATCGTGCTCGGCGCCGTGTTCATGCTCTACGATGTGACGACGTGGACGGTGCTTGTATTTATGATCGCCTTCTCCATCTGCAATCCGCTTGCGGTCAATACGCTCACTTCCTATTATTACGGCCTGATCGGAACGCTGCCGCTGAAGGGTCAGTTGAAAGTGGAATCGGTCGTGATGCGGGAAGTATTCCTGAACGCGGGCCGCGTGCTATCCATTATCGTGCTGCTGTTTTTCTCACAGGATCTCTCTTCCATCTGGCTGCCCGTCGTGCTGATCAGCGCAGCCGTGCTGCAATTTGTGTTATTTTGGCTGATCCGCGAGTAG
- a CDS encoding bile acid:sodium symporter family protein, translated as MFFIIPGSLVLGFFFSSHLQRLVPAVPYMFAYVTLTMALGCGVAQLRAVISRPGVMVLTFLLAHVLSPLIAYGLGTMLFGADSPYVVGLVLFTIIPLGVSTVLWVGMSAGSVPLILAMVVIDSAISPFIVPAGIHLLFHQAVQTDSAQMMSDLLLLIVAPTILGVALYEWTRGRIQQAVKPYAAPLSKLCFVGVVLLNAAAIAPYMATMSGDLLRLVPLSIGMVGICYAVGYFGTMRYRSRELQVTVSYATGMRNISLGIVLAMGYFSPLTAVPVVLSILIQQPLATLHHYFLQKLNKPAAGAEG; from the coding sequence ATGTTTTTTATTATCCCCGGATCTCTTGTCCTGGGATTCTTTTTTTCTTCGCATCTGCAGCGGCTGGTGCCTGCCGTCCCGTATATGTTCGCCTACGTGACGCTGACGATGGCCCTTGGGTGCGGCGTCGCCCAGCTGCGTGCGGTCATCAGCCGTCCCGGCGTGATGGTGCTCACGTTTCTGCTCGCGCATGTGCTGTCGCCCTTGATCGCCTATGGGCTCGGCACCATGCTGTTCGGCGCGGATTCGCCTTATGTCGTCGGTCTGGTCTTGTTTACGATCATACCGCTCGGCGTCTCCACCGTGCTGTGGGTCGGCATGTCTGCGGGCAGCGTACCGCTCATTCTCGCGATGGTCGTCATCGACTCCGCGATCAGCCCGTTCATCGTGCCCGCAGGCATTCATCTGCTGTTCCATCAAGCGGTACAGACGGATTCGGCGCAGATGATGAGCGATTTGCTTCTCTTAATCGTAGCGCCGACGATCCTTGGCGTTGCGCTCTATGAATGGACCAGGGGCCGTATCCAGCAGGCCGTGAAGCCTTACGCAGCGCCGCTGTCCAAGCTGTGCTTCGTAGGCGTCGTGCTCTTGAATGCAGCTGCGATCGCGCCATATATGGCGACGATGAGCGGAGATTTGCTTCGGCTCGTACCGCTTTCCATCGGGATGGTCGGCATCTGCTACGCGGTCGGTTATTTCGGTACGATGCGGTATCGCAGCCGTGAGCTTCAAGTGACGGTATCCTATGCAACCGGGATGCGCAACATATCGCTTGGCATCGTGCTGGCGATGGGGTATTTCAGTCCGCTGACCGCGGTCCCCGTCGTCCTGTCTATCCTCATTCAACAGCCGCTTGCAACGCTGCATCATTATTTTTTACAAAAGCTTAATAAACCAGCGGCTGGCGCTGAAGGCTAA
- a CDS encoding aldo/keto reductase, with translation MKVAYMGRSGMKVSQLCLGTMNFGVDTEEQEAFRIMDAALDAGINFFDTANVYGWGENAGRTEEIIGRWFKLGGGRRERTVLATKFYGDMSDKHDGPNRDSGLSAYKLRRHLEGSLQRLQTDHIELYQMHHVDRNVSWDELWGAFQTAANQGKIGYVGSSNFAGWDLAVAQGEAKARGILGLVSEQHKYNLLCRLPELEVLPAAQGLGIGVIPWSPLDGGLLAGNIRRGGAGKRSGDVSRLEKHAAQLEAYGALCDELGEREDVVSLAWLIANPAVTAPIIGVRTLEQFERSLRAVELELDSATLARIDEIFPGPGGDAPRAYSW, from the coding sequence ATGAAGGTTGCGTATATGGGACGATCGGGCATGAAGGTCAGTCAGCTATGCCTGGGTACGATGAATTTCGGCGTCGATACGGAAGAGCAGGAAGCCTTTCGCATCATGGATGCGGCGCTTGACGCCGGTATTAACTTCTTCGATACGGCAAACGTCTACGGGTGGGGCGAGAACGCAGGCCGCACGGAAGAAATCATCGGCCGCTGGTTCAAGCTGGGCGGCGGACGCCGCGAGCGTACGGTGCTGGCGACGAAATTTTACGGTGACATGAGCGACAAGCACGACGGCCCAAACCGCGATTCAGGCTTGTCCGCTTATAAGCTTCGCCGTCATTTGGAGGGCTCTCTGCAGCGACTGCAAACCGATCATATCGAGCTTTACCAGATGCACCATGTCGATCGAAACGTGAGCTGGGACGAGCTGTGGGGCGCATTCCAAACCGCGGCGAATCAAGGCAAGATCGGCTATGTCGGCTCAAGCAACTTCGCGGGCTGGGACCTCGCCGTCGCGCAGGGTGAGGCGAAGGCGCGCGGCATCCTCGGACTGGTCTCGGAGCAGCACAAATATAATCTGCTCTGCCGTCTGCCGGAATTGGAAGTGCTTCCGGCTGCCCAAGGTCTTGGCATCGGCGTTATTCCGTGGAGCCCGCTCGACGGCGGCCTGCTCGCAGGCAACATCCGCCGCGGCGGAGCCGGTAAACGCAGCGGCGACGTTTCGCGTCTGGAGAAGCATGCCGCCCAGCTGGAAGCATACGGCGCGCTGTGCGACGAGCTCGGCGAGCGCGAGGACGTTGTTTCGCTCGCGTGGCTGATCGCGAACCCGGCGGTAACCGCGCCAATTATCGGCGTACGGACGCTGGAGCAGTTCGAGCGTTCGCTGCGCGCGGTAGAGCTTGAGCTGGACAGCGCGACGCTCGCGCGGATCGACGAGATCTTCCCGGGACCGGGCGGCGATGCGCCGCGCGCTTATTCGTGGTAG
- a CDS encoding fumarate hydratase, producing MQHFEQSVYDLIVETSTNLPGDVRKVIQSAQEAEDRATRAGLSLSTIATNIEMAETNVSPICQDTGMPTFIVHTPVGANQIVMKQQIRSAIARATKDGKLRTNSVDSLTGANTGDNLGPGTPVIHFEQWEQDTIDVRLILKGGGCENKNIQYSLPMEIPGLGKAGRDLDGIRKCVMHAVYQAQGQGCSAGFIGVGIGGDRTTGYELAKQQLFRHTDDTNAIPELAQLEDYVMENANKLGIGTMGFGGQVTLLGCKAGVMNRLPASFFVSVAYNCWAYRRQGVLLNAESGEIQSWIYPSGSDTPMKNGAADEAAEAVTERAERREVVLNTPLSEEDVRSLRVGDIVIINGEMHTGRDAIHHHLMEHDAPIDLNGSVIYHCGPVMMKDEAGWHVKAAGPTTSIREEPYQGDIIKKFGIRAVIGKGGMGPKTLAALQEHGAVYLNAIGGAAQYYAQCFKNVNGVDFMEFGIPEAMWHLKTEGFAAVVTMDAHGNSLHAEVDKDSFAKLEQFKAPVFK from the coding sequence ATGCAGCACTTTGAACAAAGCGTTTATGACCTTATCGTAGAAACGTCAACGAACCTTCCGGGTGATGTCCGCAAGGTTATTCAGTCCGCCCAGGAGGCCGAGGACCGGGCGACGCGCGCAGGCCTGTCACTATCAACCATCGCAACGAATATCGAGATGGCCGAAACCAACGTTTCGCCAATTTGTCAGGATACAGGGATGCCGACCTTTATCGTTCACACGCCCGTGGGAGCGAATCAAATCGTCATGAAGCAGCAGATCCGCAGCGCGATCGCGCGCGCGACGAAAGACGGCAAGCTCCGCACGAACTCCGTGGATTCCCTTACTGGCGCCAACACCGGCGATAATCTTGGTCCGGGTACCCCCGTTATCCATTTCGAGCAATGGGAACAGGACACCATCGACGTTCGTCTTATCTTGAAAGGCGGCGGCTGCGAGAACAAGAATATTCAATACAGCCTCCCGATGGAAATTCCGGGTCTCGGAAAAGCGGGGCGCGATCTGGACGGCATTCGCAAATGCGTGATGCATGCTGTCTACCAAGCGCAGGGTCAAGGCTGCAGCGCCGGCTTCATCGGCGTAGGCATCGGCGGCGACCGGACGACAGGTTACGAGCTTGCGAAGCAGCAGCTGTTCCGTCATACCGACGATACGAACGCTATTCCTGAATTGGCTCAATTGGAAGACTACGTCATGGAGAACGCCAACAAGCTCGGCATCGGCACGATGGGCTTCGGCGGACAAGTGACGCTGCTCGGCTGTAAAGCCGGCGTGATGAACCGCTTGCCGGCAAGCTTCTTCGTCTCTGTTGCGTATAACTGCTGGGCGTACCGCCGCCAAGGCGTGCTGCTGAACGCGGAGAGCGGCGAGATTCAGTCCTGGATCTATCCAAGCGGCTCCGATACGCCGATGAAGAACGGCGCGGCCGACGAAGCTGCGGAAGCGGTAACCGAGCGCGCCGAGCGCCGCGAGGTCGTCCTGAACACGCCGCTGTCGGAAGAAGATGTGCGCAGCCTGAGAGTCGGCGATATCGTCATCATTAACGGCGAAATGCACACGGGCCGCGATGCGATCCACCATCATCTGATGGAGCACGACGCGCCGATCGATCTGAACGGCTCGGTCATTTATCACTGCGGTCCGGTAATGATGAAGGATGAAGCGGGCTGGCATGTGAAAGCGGCTGGACCGACGACGAGTATCCGCGAGGAGCCTTATCAAGGCGATATCATTAAGAAGTTCGGCATCCGCGCCGTCATCGGTAAAGGCGGCATGGGACCGAAGACGCTGGCGGCGCTTCAGGAGCATGGGGCTGTGTACTTGAACGCCATCGGCGGCGCAGCGCAGTATTATGCGCAGTGCTTCAAGAACGTCAACGGCGTCGATTTCATGGAATTCGGCATACCGGAAGCCATGTGGCATCTGAAGACGGAAGGATTCGCGGCTGTCGTGACGATGGATGCTCACGGTAACAGTCTGCATGCAGAAGTCGACAAGGATTCCTTTGCGAAGCTGGAGCAGTTCAAAGCACCGGTCTTCAAATAA